The bacterium genomic sequence CTAAAATTAAAAGAAGATATACTTAGAGTTTTTATTTTGAGGAAGTAATAAGCAAAAAAGGAGAATAAACATGGCAAATTTGAATAAGGTTTTTTTGATGGGCAATTTGACAAGGGATCCAGAACTCAAATATATACCAAGTGGTACTGCAGTTGCGGATTTTAGCATAGCAATTAATCGGTTTTTTAAAAATAAAGAAGGAACAAAGACAGAAGATACGTGTTTTGTAAGAGTTGTTGTATGGGCTAATCAGGCGGAGTCCTGCGCAAAATATCTTAGTAAAGGAAGGCCTGTTTTTATAGAAGGGCGCTTGCAAAGCCGTTCATGGGAAGACAAAGATGGACAAAAACGAAGCGCTATGGAAGTAGTTGCAGAGAGAGTTCAGTTTCTTGGTACTTCGCAAGGAAGTAGCAGTACCACACCTCTACCAAATGAAGAGAAAGGCTCACCTGTCCCTGAAATACAGATAGATGAGAAGGAGGAGGAAAAGCCCGAAAAATCTGGAGAGGATGAAGTCCCATTCTAATATAATAGAAAGGAGATTGCCCTTATGTTTCAAAAAAGGAAAAAAGACAAAGGTAAGAAAAAAAAGATTATAAGGAAGAAATATTGTAGGCTTTGTGTTGAAAAGATGGATGAAATTGATTATAGGGACACAAAAACGCTCTCTGGCTTTATTACTGAGAGAGGGAAAATCCTTTCAACTAAAGTCTCAGGGAATTGCACCCGTCACCAGAAAAAACTTGCCGTTGCAATAAAACGAGCAAGAATGTGCTCATTACTGCCTTTTACTGCAGAATAAATTGAGAAGTGTCAGTTGCCAACAAGTAAAAAGATAATCCTACTCTCCCTTGTATCACTATGTTTTTTTATCTCATGGAGATTTTTTGCTTTTGGCCAACTGTTCTTTCAAGTCTTAGTTCCTTTACCTATCATTGTTTGTGTGTATTTACTTGATGTTCGGAAAGGATTTCTATGCTTTTTTATTATGGCATCAGGTATCTACTTAATTTTTCAGAATCACTTTTTAGCAATTTTATCTATACAACTTGGACTTTTGGGATTAGTTACAGGTATAATACTTAAGAACAAGTTTTCTTTTGTAAAGACCGTTGTTTTATCAACAGTTGTTTTGAGCCTTATAAGTCTTTTGGCTATTCTTGTAATTTCGTTGCATAATAGGAATTTTCTTAATGTGATTTACATGAATTTACAGATTCAGATGGATAAAAGTCTGAAAATTTATGAAGAAACAGGTATCAGCAAAGAAAATATTGAGTTAGTTAAAAAGTCATTTGGTACAGTATTAAATACAATTAAAATTAGTTTTCCGGCTATTATTTTCATTCTTAATTTTTTAATAGTCAGCATTAATCTTTTCTTCTCCAAAAAGATACTTGGTTTAAAACATCTTAAATCATCTTCTTTTAAAACATGGAGGCTGAGGGATGAGTGTATATGGGTGTTTATTATATGTGCCATAATGACATTTCTACTCAAATACGCCAAATTTCAATCAGGATATATAATAGGACTGAATTTGCTGATTATTATTTCGGCTGTTTACCTGGTAAGTGGACTAGCAATTACAAATTTCTTTTTTGACAAATGGAAAGTCTTTCCTTTTGTTAAGGTTCTGATTTATGTACTGGTTTTTACTTCTCCAATTTTTCTTATGCTTATTATTATATTAGGTCTGATTGATTTCTGGTTCGATTTTAGAGGTAGAGTGGCTGCAAAAGAAAAATCCTGACCATTTTAAATGAAACTTTTTGATACTCATGCGCATTTAGCCGATCCTGCTTTTAAAGAGGGGATTGATTCAGTCATATCTGAGGCAAATAGTAATGACGTAAAATATATGATTAATATTTGCTGTGATATTAAAAGCATTGAAATCGGATTAGAGACAATTTATGGGAAGAAGAATATATTGACGGCAATTGGTCTGCATCCGAACTATGCTGATAAAGTCAGGCAAGATGATCTAATGTATATAAGAGAATGTTTAGAAAAGCACGCGAATATTACAGCAATAGGGGAAACAGGTCTGGATTATTACAGAGATACTTCCAGTAAGAAGTCGCAGAAAGAGCTTTTTCGTAAGCATATTGAACTGGCTTTGGAATTTGATATGCCCATAATTATCCATAATCGTGAGGCGCACAAAGATATCTTGGATGTTATTAAGGATTACTCTATAAGCAGGGGAGTGATACATTGTTTTTCAGGAACCATGGAATTTGCGCAAACTTGCCTGAATCGCGGCTTTTATATTTCATTTGCGGGAAATCTCACCTATCCGAATGCGTCTGGCTTGAGGCAGGTTGCAAAGGAGATACCAAATGATAGGATTCTCATAGAAACTGATTGCCCCTATCTTGCTCCACAAGCTGTAAGAGGTAAACAAAATCAGCCAAGTTTTTTAAAGCATACAGCTCTGGAACTTGCAAGAGTTAAAGAACTTGACGCAGAAGAAGTAGCCTGCCATACTGCAGAGAATGCGAAAAGACTGTTTGGACTAACAAATACCGGAGAAGAAAATGACAGATGAGCATGAGCTGATTAAAATAAGAAAAGAGAAATTAAAAAAGATAAGAGAGCAGGGGATAGACCCTTATGCTCTGCATTTTAGACGGACTCATTCTGCATCATCAGTGCACGAATGCGCCAAAAAAGTATCTGTTGGTGAAGTATTGGAAGAAGTGGAAGTTCTGGTAATCGGAAGGATAATGACAGTAAGGGAGCATGGTAAAAGCTGCTTTGCTAATATAAGAGATGACTCAGGAGATATACAGATATATGTTAAGTCAAACGCTGTTGGAGCAAAAGCATACGGTTTATTCAAGCTGCTGGATATAGGCGATTTCATAGGAGTTAAGGGGAAGATTTTTAAAACAAGGACAGGAGAGGATACTATATTTATTTCAGAGTTTTCTGTATTCTCAAAGTCCTTACAACCTTTACCTGAAAAGTGGTCAGGTCTTAAGGATATAGAATTAAAATACCGCAGAAGATATGTTGATTTAATAGCAAATACAGATATTAAACCATTATTCAAACTTCGCAGTCATATAATAAGCTCAATGAGAAAGTTCTTAGAAGGAAAGAATTTCATGGAAGTAGAAACACCAATGATGCAGCAGATCCCTGGTGGAGCTATGGCAAAACCATTTGTAACTCATCATAATACTCTTGATATGGATTTATATTTGAGAATAGCTCCTGAACTGTTCCTTAAAAGATTGATAGTCGGCGGATTTGAGAAGATTTACGAAATAAACAGAAACTTTCGCAATGAAGGCATATCAACACGGCATAATCCTGAGTTTACCATGCTTGAATTATATCAGGCTTTTATAGATTATGAAGATCTTATGCTTCTAACTGAGGAGATGTTCCATACTATAGCAGCCGAATGTCTCGGTAAGACAAGTTTTGAATATCAGGGGCATAACATTGAGTTGAAGAAAAAATGGAAGCGATTGAGCTTTGTTGATGCTATAAAGAAATATGCTGAAATAGATTTAGAATCAGTTTCAGACAAAGAACTTAAAGATAAGGCAAAGCACCTTGTTCCTGAAGCAAAGAAAATGAATTCCTTCAGAGAGATTGTAGATGCTATATTCAAGAAAGTAGTAATCCCGAATCTCATTGAACCAACCTTTATAATTGACTATCCTGAAAGAATGTGTCCTCTTGCAAAGAAGAAAAAAAATAATAAAAATCTTACAGAAAGATTTCAGCCATATATATGTGGTATAGAGTTAGGCAATGCATATTCCGAGCTGAATGATCCGATGGAGCAAAAGGAGCGCTTTTTAGACCAAATAAAAGATAGAAAGATAGGAGATGATGAAGCGCATCTTATGGATGAAGATTTCATCACTGCTCTGGAATACGGCATGCCGCCAACAGGAGGATTGGGTATAGGCGTTGACAGACTTGTTATGCTCTTCACCAATTCCCCTTCAATTAGAGATGTGATACTATTTCCGCAGTTGAAGCCGCAGAAGTGAAGCTAGCAAAAACTTTTCAACGGTGAAGATCACAGTTTTGGCGCGTAGTGCCAAATACTATGAATCCTGTTACTAAGCATTCCTATTATTGCATAGAACCTAACCATGCGGATTGCGTTTCTGACATTGTAGTAGCTTCGTCAATATCCTCTTGCAACATAAATAATACAGTCAGACGGTGAAACCCGTCTGCTACTTCTAGTAATGAATCATTTGAAAAAAGAATTATTGAATTCGGCAATTTCCCAGTTTCTTTTAGATATCTATAAATACTTATTGCCCTTTTTCCACTATTACCAATAAAGCTAGTAAGCGCATTTGGCTGGCCTCCAATTCCTCTCATCAGGTTGTAGATAATTTTTTGGCTCTTAGGCCCGACCATTTGAAAGGTCAATTTCAATTCCTTCTTCTCCCACTTCAGATTCTGCCAGAACGAAATGGGCTTATTCCAAAATATACCATCCCATCTTGAGCCATGAGGAGGCCACCCCAAAACACGGATCCGCCCATCTAACCACAAGGTGAACAGCTCTTCATTCATATTTGGGAACAGCTCTCTAGCTTGCTGGCAGTGATCTTGGGTATTACTCATTTTACTTTATGCTGAACAATTAATATACAGAATCCATATTTTCTTGCTTCCTCAACATAAAATATACCAAATTTTTACTAATTCAGCAATAAATTCTTGTTAACTTTTACATTTGCAATATAATACCAGAAAGAACGGATTAGGATGAGTGAATATCATGAGCTATGAATTATTTATTGCCCTGAAGTATCTGAGATTACATCATAAGACAAAATTCATATCCCTTATAACCTTAATATCTGTTCTAGGCATAGCTATTGGAGTAATGGCTGTTATTGTTGTTATGTCTGTAATGAATGGGTTTGATAAGCATTTAAAAGGCAAAATGTTGGGGATAAAATCCCACATTGCCATATCTGATACAGAGATAAAAGAATACCCTCAAATAATAGACAAGGTTAAGAATGTGTCTCATGTTCTAGGCTGTTCTCCTGTAATAGTAGGACAAGGTATGATCAAATATCAGAACGATGCTATGGGGCTAATGATAAAGGGAATAAATCCTTCAATGGAAAAGAGCACGACAGATATTTCAAAGTATATAATAGAAGGCTCAATGAAGTTGAATGAAGGTGGTTATAATATCGTGCTTGGAAGGGAACTGGTAAGAAATCTTGGTGTAAGACTGCATGAAGAAGTAACCGTAATATCTCCTGAATATAAAATAGGTCCGGGAGGAGCAGTTATTCCAAAGACTGCCAGATTAAAGGTTGTAGGAATATTTGAATGCGGCATATATGAATATGACAACACACTGGCGTATGTTTCTCTTGATACAGCGAAGAAACTTTACAACCTGAAAGGTGTGAATAGAATTGAGATAAAGCTGGATAACATTTATCTTTCTCCACAGATAAGCGAAGAAATAAAAGAGCTCTTAAAGTATCGTTTTTTGGTCAGAGACTGGCAGACTCTGGATAGAGCATTTTTCTTTGCGCTTAAGCTTGAGAAAATCACAATGTTTATAATACTGGGCTTAATCATTATTGTAGCTGCATTCAATATAGTCAGCACGCTTATTATGATAATTCTGGAAAAAACAAAGGATATAGGAATACTCAAAGCAATAGGTGCGGATTTAAGGAGCATAAGAAGAATTTTTGTTTTTGAAGGCACAATAATTGGGGTTCTGGGAACAATATTAGGATGTATTGGCGGAATTGGGCTTTGTTTGCTATTGAAGAGGTATCAATTTATACATCTGCCTCCCGAAGTGTATTATTTAAGAACATTACCTGTTGATATGCGTATTTTGGACTTCAGCGCAGTATGTGTAGCATCAGTATTAATCAGTTTTTTATCCACTTTGTATCCAGCCAGCCAGGCTTCAAAGCTTGACCCTGTAGAAGCGCTAAGATATGAATAAAACAATCATTCAGGCAAAAGGTTTACATAAAAAATATTCTGATGGAGAGAAGGAACTACTGGCTTTGAAAGATGTTAATCTGGATATTTACAAAGGAGAATTTCTCTCAATTACAGGTCCTTCAGGTTCAGGGAAAAGCACACTTTTGCATATACTGGGGATATTAGATTCTCCTACAAAAGGTGTGTTGAAGTATGATGAAGCAGACATCAGCAGTATGAGCGAAGACGAGAAATCTACTCTTCGCAACAGAAAAATAGGGTTTATATTTCAGTTCTTTCACTTATTCTCTGAGCTAACAGTTATTGAGAACATAAGCCTTCCTCTGATGATAAAAAACAAGAGAAACAGGTTGTTGAACCATGAACATAGAGCTGTTGAACATCTAGTTCAAGAGATTGGTTTGGAAAAGAGATCTCTACATAGGCCCAATCAGCTCTCAGGCGGGGAGCAGCAGAGAGTTGCAATAGCCCGCGCATTAGTTAATCAGCCTGAAATTATACTTGCGGACGAACCAACAGGTAATCTGGATAAAGAGAACAGGAAATCAATCTACAGGCTGCTCTGGGATCTCAATAAGAATAAGGGTATTACGATTGTTATTGCAACACACGATGAGGCTTTTGCTGAAACTGCTTCGCGCATGCTTAAACTTGTAGACGGCTCTATAATGTGATAAAAAAATGCAAACATTTACATAGGAAATTATAGAAAAGAAGGAGATGATACGATAAAAGTCAAAATAGGTGAAAAGCTCTAGATTATTGGTGGTATGATAAATATCAATAGTCTGGGGTAGATAGGTTATAGGTTGAATTTTTTGGTGGGGCTTAGTTGACCCCGGGAAGGAGATTAATCGAACCTGTAACCGAATAGTCACCATAGGCCAAGACGAGCCTGGATAGGAGGATGGTGTTCACCGACAAATAGTTCTACTCCGAAGACTGCAACTGAAAAGGAGGAATAGAGATGGGAAGGTATATCGGAGTGGATCTGCACAAGAATAACTTTACAGTGTGCTACATGAATGAGAGAGAGGAACACAAAATCCAGAGTTTCAGAGTAGATGCGGGGAGCATCGGGATGTTTCAGAAGAGTCTTAGTAAGAGTGATGAAGTAGCTGTAGAATCGACTGGTAATACAGCATACTTTGTAAGGGAAATAGATAGTTTGGTAAAAACAGTTAAGATTATTAATCCGACACAGTTTAAGGTTATATCCCAGTCGATAAAGAAAACAGATGAGCGCGATGCGGCAACAATCGCTAGATACCTTAGCAAAGGGCTAATACCAGAGGTAAGAATGCGAAGTAAAGAAGAATCACAGGTAGCAAGTTTAATAAGCACAAGAGATAAGTTTGTAAAGCTAAGAAGTGCATTAAAGAATAAAGTACATAATATTCTTAATGCCAACGGGATAGTCACAAAACGAGAAATATTTGGTTCAGAGAAAGGGCTTGAAAGGGTTTTAAATTTGAATTTAGATAGTTCTTATTTATTTGAGTTGAGAATTATTGTTGATCAGATACGAAATCTGAATAAATCAATAGACGAAATAAATAAAGAGATGTCAGATAGAGGAAAGAAGATAAAAGGACATAAGAATCTAAAATCTATTACAGGCATAGGTGATATATCAGCTACGATTTTGCTTAATGCAATAGGTAATGTGAATGATTTTGATAGTGATAAGAAATTAGCTGCATATTTTGGAATAGTCCCCAGAGTATATATATCTAACCAAACAAGTCATTATGGAAGAATTACCAAGATGGGTAATAAAATAGCTCGGACAGCCCTTGTGCAGTCAACACTCATAGCAATAAGATACAACAATTACTTAAGAAACTTTTATCTTAGACTGAAAACGAAGAAAGGTAGCGGAAAAGCAATTATTGCCACAGCAAGAAAACTGTTGGGCATAATTTATCGTACTTTAAAGAATGATTGGGTCTTTGAAAACTTTAATGAATTTACATTGGTTACAAATAACTAAAAATGTCTGAAGAAATAGGTCTTCAGGTAGAACTAAATTTTGACTTTTAACATAGGAGCGTAAAGATGTCAGATAAAGACATTTTCCCTCTGGGAATTATGGTAGGTCTTTCAGAAGACTCTGAAAAGGATTTGCAAAAAGTAAAAGATATGGGGTTCCCGACCTGTCAGATTCAGAATCCCACCGAGGAATATGTTTCTGGCCCGAAAAGCGATGAACTGTGCCAGCGGCTCAGAGATGCCATTAAACAGACAGGTGTAAAAATATCAGCTGTGTTTATTATGTATAAAGGCCATATCTGGGACAGGAAGGATGGCCCCCGCACAATAGGTCTTGTCCCTGAGAATACCAGAGCAGAAAGAACAGCGCATGCTTGCAGTATATCTGACTGGGCGAAAAAAGCAGGTATTAATACAGTAACCAGCCATATGGGGTTTATTCCCGAAGATGCCACCAGCGGGGTGTATAAAGGTTTTATAGAGACGATGAAAGAGTTTGTGGCTTACTGCGCAAAAAACAACCAGATATTTGCTTTTGAAACAGGCCAGGAAACTCCTGTGGTTTTGAGAAGGACCATAGATGATATAGGGGCAGATAATATTGGGGTCAATCTGGATCCAGCCAACCTGCTCCTTTACGGCATGGGTACTCCAATGGAGGGTGTTGAGGCCTTTGGTGAGTTTGTGGTCAATACCCATTGTAAGGACGGAAAATGGCCAACAGAGGAAGGTAAATTGGGTAAGGAGATGCCCTTGGGACAGGGAGATGTGAACTTTCCTGAACTACTACGGGCTCTATATGCAAAAGGGTTCAGTGGTCCGCTGACCATAGAGCGAGAAATTCATGGTGACCAGCAGAAAAAAGATATTTTGGAAGCCAAAGTTATTCTTGAAGGGATAAGAAAACAACTTGTCAATGTAGGAGTGCGATAAAATGTTAAAAAGCGGTCTTGTTGGTTTAGGCATGATGGGGCAGAATGCATTTAGGGGTATACTCTAAAAATCCGCATGTAGAGATAGCTGCTGTAGCAGACGAAAGAATCGAAAAACTAAAAGGTAATCTTGCCGGAGGATGAAACATTGCTAATGATCAGGATGTTTTTGATTTCTCTAAAGTCAATTGTTATTGCAACACACGATGAGGCTTTTGCTGAAACTGCTTCGCACATGCTTAAACTTGTAGACGGCTCTGTAACGACTTCTGTTTAATATACTTTTACCTATTTCAATAAATTAAGGCTTGACAATATAGTTTCTATTGTAATACTATATGAGCGTATGGTCATATAGTTGCATAGTGATAGAATAGGAGGGTTACCGATGAGAATTAAGAAGGCAGACCAGATATTAAAGTCCTTTGCCGATGAAACTCGGCTAAGGATCATAAATCTCCTCAGCAGATACGAATTAAATGTAACAGAACTGGGTGAAGTTCTGCAATCAAATCAATCCAATCTTTCCAAGCATCTTACTCGATTACGATTAACTGGGGTGGTATGTGATAGAAAAGACGGGCTCAACGTTTATTATCAATTAATAAAACCAGAGGGAAAGGCTTATAAAGAATTGCTTAGGATTGTCACAGTTGGGCTTGTTGGATTAGAGACGTTTAAGCAGGATTTGGACAGGCTCAAAGAAATCAGAAAGATTAGGAAAAATACAAATGCGAAAGGAGGTGATAAAAAATGAATAGACATTTAGTGATGGCTACAGGGTTGGCGTTGAGTCTTCTGATGTGTTTTGTATCTAACATATCGCTGGCTCAAGAGGAAGAGGAGTTAGAGTCTTCTTACGGTATAGTGCGAAGCTTATCTTCTAACGAACTCGTAGTTAGAGAGTCTAATGACGACGAGGGCGAAGAAGTAGATGTCTCCTACATTATAGACACCAAGGTAGAACTCAAAAATGTGAAGGTACTGGAAGATATCGCTGTAGGTGATAGTGTCGAAATTGAGTATGTGATTAGAGACGGCAAAAAAGTGGCTAAGATTATCTCTGTTGAGAAAGAAACTTAATAAAGAAGACAAAGAACAATGCAGCGGGGTGAGAAATCCCTTTACCCCGCTGCATGGCAATAAGGAGGTTTAAGAATCTATGTTAGGTATTTCCACTGCCTGTATGCCTGGACTTTCTTCTAGTTTAGATGGGTTCTTTAAGAGAAGTATAGAAATAGGCTTCGACACATTTGAGATCGGGGTCTCTTCAGTAAAAGTATCTAAAAAGGATGTTCTGAATTGTCAGAGAAGATTGAAGTTAAAGGTAGCAAGTGTCCACAACATATTTACCGATAAGCCTGTTGATCCTGAGAATAAACGAGGGGATTTCCTCGCGTCCGCTGACGAGAAGAAAAGAGAGGAGACAATTGAACTCACCCTGGAAACAGCTAAGTTTGCTAAATCTTTAGGAGCAAGAGTAGTCGTTCTCCATGCCGGATATATTGAAGATAAAGACTTGAAGGAGAGCTGCAGAGATTTCAAGAAGAGATGGGCTGAAGGGAATACTCATTTGCAAGTGCTAAGAGAGCATTTGCGGGAAATGCGAACAAGATACGCCTACGAGTACGTGGAAAGGGTTATCAGGAGCTTAAGGACGCTCTGCCAGAGAGATAGAGAAACTCTGTTCTGTCTGGAACCAAGAGTAAATTTTTATGAAATTCCCAGCTTGAAAGAGATGGAAGGAATATTTAACAGGATAAAAGAATATAACCTCTGCTATTGGCACGATACCGGACACTGTCAGGTTCAAGAGAATCTGGGATTAAGCAGACAAGAGGATTGGCTCAAGACTTTTAGGGAGAAAATGGTTGGGATTCATCTGCACGATGTTAGATGCCTGGAAGATCATCTCCTGCCCGGCCTGGGAGACATGGATTTCTCTTTAATCAGGAAGTATCTATTGAAAAAGACTATTAAGGTAGTGGAAGTGGGGAGTAAGGTCTCCGAAGAGGAGTTAAGAAAAGGGGTTGATTTTTTAGGAAAGGCTGGTTTAGAATTTTTGGCTGAGGGGTAAGTTTTATGCTCGAAGAATTTTACGATTGTAACGTGAGTAAGGATTTCCTGCAAGGATTTCCTCTCAAAAAGTACGGATATACCTTTGAAGCAAGGTTAAATTGCAAGGATAGTTGGGGAAGAAAGGTAGTCTATACCGTTCTCAAGGGTG encodes the following:
- a CDS encoding metalloregulator ArsR/SmtB family transcription factor, whose protein sequence is MRIKKADQILKSFADETRLRIINLLSRYELNVTELGEVLQSNQSNLSKHLTRLRLTGVVCDRKDGLNVYYQLIKPEGKAYKELLRIVTVGLVGLETFKQDLDRLKEIRKIRKNTNAKGGDKK
- a CDS encoding TatD family hydrolase produces the protein MKLFDTHAHLADPAFKEGIDSVISEANSNDVKYMINICCDIKSIEIGLETIYGKKNILTAIGLHPNYADKVRQDDLMYIRECLEKHANITAIGETGLDYYRDTSSKKSQKELFRKHIELALEFDMPIIIHNREAHKDILDVIKDYSISRGVIHCFSGTMEFAQTCLNRGFYISFAGNLTYPNASGLRQVAKEIPNDRILIETDCPYLAPQAVRGKQNQPSFLKHTALELARVKELDAEEVACHTAENAKRLFGLTNTGEENDR
- a CDS encoding ABC transporter ATP-binding protein → MNKTIIQAKGLHKKYSDGEKELLALKDVNLDIYKGEFLSITGPSGSGKSTLLHILGILDSPTKGVLKYDEADISSMSEDEKSTLRNRKIGFIFQFFHLFSELTVIENISLPLMIKNKRNRLLNHEHRAVEHLVQEIGLEKRSLHRPNQLSGGEQQRVAIARALVNQPEIILADEPTGNLDKENRKSIYRLLWDLNKNKGITIVIATHDEAFAETASRMLKLVDGSIM
- the lysS gene encoding lysine--tRNA ligase yields the protein MTDEHELIKIRKEKLKKIREQGIDPYALHFRRTHSASSVHECAKKVSVGEVLEEVEVLVIGRIMTVREHGKSCFANIRDDSGDIQIYVKSNAVGAKAYGLFKLLDIGDFIGVKGKIFKTRTGEDTIFISEFSVFSKSLQPLPEKWSGLKDIELKYRRRYVDLIANTDIKPLFKLRSHIISSMRKFLEGKNFMEVETPMMQQIPGGAMAKPFVTHHNTLDMDLYLRIAPELFLKRLIVGGFEKIYEINRNFRNEGISTRHNPEFTMLELYQAFIDYEDLMLLTEEMFHTIAAECLGKTSFEYQGHNIELKKKWKRLSFVDAIKKYAEIDLESVSDKELKDKAKHLVPEAKKMNSFREIVDAIFKKVVIPNLIEPTFIIDYPERMCPLAKKKKNNKNLTERFQPYICGIELGNAYSELNDPMEQKERFLDQIKDRKIGDDEAHLMDEDFITALEYGMPPTGGLGIGVDRLVMLFTNSPSIRDVILFPQLKPQK
- the ssb gene encoding single-stranded DNA-binding protein, with translation MANLNKVFLMGNLTRDPELKYIPSGTAVADFSIAINRFFKNKEGTKTEDTCFVRVVVWANQAESCAKYLSKGRPVFIEGRLQSRSWEDKDGQKRSAMEVVAERVQFLGTSQGSSSTTPLPNEEKGSPVPEIQIDEKEEEKPEKSGEDEVPF
- a CDS encoding TIM barrel protein, which encodes MLGISTACMPGLSSSLDGFFKRSIEIGFDTFEIGVSSVKVSKKDVLNCQRRLKLKVASVHNIFTDKPVDPENKRGDFLASADEKKREETIELTLETAKFAKSLGARVVVLHAGYIEDKDLKESCRDFKKRWAEGNTHLQVLREHLREMRTRYAYEYVERVIRSLRTLCQRDRETLFCLEPRVNFYEIPSLKEMEGIFNRIKEYNLCYWHDTGHCQVQENLGLSRQEDWLKTFREKMVGIHLHDVRCLEDHLLPGLGDMDFSLIRKYLLKKTIKVVEVGSKVSEEELRKGVDFLGKAGLEFLAEG
- a CDS encoding lipoprotein-releasing ABC transporter permease subunit, whose amino-acid sequence is MSYELFIALKYLRLHHKTKFISLITLISVLGIAIGVMAVIVVMSVMNGFDKHLKGKMLGIKSHIAISDTEIKEYPQIIDKVKNVSHVLGCSPVIVGQGMIKYQNDAMGLMIKGINPSMEKSTTDISKYIIEGSMKLNEGGYNIVLGRELVRNLGVRLHEEVTVISPEYKIGPGGAVIPKTARLKVVGIFECGIYEYDNTLAYVSLDTAKKLYNLKGVNRIEIKLDNIYLSPQISEEIKELLKYRFLVRDWQTLDRAFFFALKLEKITMFIILGLIIIVAAFNIVSTLIMIILEKTKDIGILKAIGADLRSIRRIFVFEGTIIGVLGTILGCIGGIGLCLLLKRYQFIHLPPEVYYLRTLPVDMRILDFSAVCVASVLISFLSTLYPASQASKLDPVEALRYE
- a CDS encoding IS110 family transposase, which encodes MGRYIGVDLHKNNFTVCYMNEREEHKIQSFRVDAGSIGMFQKSLSKSDEVAVESTGNTAYFVREIDSLVKTVKIINPTQFKVISQSIKKTDERDAATIARYLSKGLIPEVRMRSKEESQVASLISTRDKFVKLRSALKNKVHNILNANGIVTKREIFGSEKGLERVLNLNLDSSYLFELRIIVDQIRNLNKSIDEINKEMSDRGKKIKGHKNLKSITGIGDISATILLNAIGNVNDFDSDKKLAAYFGIVPRVYISNQTSHYGRITKMGNKIARTALVQSTLIAIRYNNYLRNFYLRLKTKKGSGKAIIATARKLLGIIYRTLKNDWVFENFNEFTLVTNN
- the rpsR gene encoding 30S ribosomal protein S18, coding for MFQKRKKDKGKKKKIIRKKYCRLCVEKMDEIDYRDTKTLSGFITERGKILSTKVSGNCTRHQKKLAVAIKRARMCSLLPFTAE
- a CDS encoding sugar phosphate isomerase/epimerase family protein, with amino-acid sequence MSDKDIFPLGIMVGLSEDSEKDLQKVKDMGFPTCQIQNPTEEYVSGPKSDELCQRLRDAIKQTGVKISAVFIMYKGHIWDRKDGPRTIGLVPENTRAERTAHACSISDWAKKAGINTVTSHMGFIPEDATSGVYKGFIETMKEFVAYCAKNNQIFAFETGQETPVVLRRTIDDIGADNIGVNLDPANLLLYGMGTPMEGVEAFGEFVVNTHCKDGKWPTEEGKLGKEMPLGQGDVNFPELLRALYAKGFSGPLTIEREIHGDQQKKDILEAKVILEGIRKQLVNVGVR
- a CDS encoding DUF2232 domain-containing protein; the encoded protein is MPTSKKIILLSLVSLCFFISWRFFAFGQLFFQVLVPLPIIVCVYLLDVRKGFLCFFIMASGIYLIFQNHFLAILSIQLGLLGLVTGIILKNKFSFVKTVVLSTVVLSLISLLAILVISLHNRNFLNVIYMNLQIQMDKSLKIYEETGISKENIELVKKSFGTVLNTIKISFPAIIFILNFLIVSINLFFSKKILGLKHLKSSSFKTWRLRDECIWVFIICAIMTFLLKYAKFQSGYIIGLNLLIIISAVYLVSGLAITNFFFDKWKVFPFVKVLIYVLVFTSPIFLMLIIILGLIDFWFDFRGRVAAKEKS